GAAACCCAACATTTACCAAAATAAGGAAGAAGGAAGAGGAAAGAGGGAAGAAGGTTGGGATTTTCGTTTATATCTCAAAGTCTAACTCTCTTTCTTCTGACAAATGGGTCAAAAGCCCCTCAATTTATTGATGGATTCATAAAGGTTTTTCACTCTGAAAATCCCCTCAATTTATTGATGGGGATACAACGCACGGTCTTCCTTCTTTCTCCTTACGAGCGTTAAAGGCATTTGTTGAGTTTCTCCAAGAGTTTTCCCAACCCACAAAAATTCGATAGCCCTTGTAGTATTGCATCCTGGTGTACGCAGTTCATGATGGCTACTTAAAATTTTTTATGAGTTATTTAGGATTTTCATAGAGACATTATTCCTATTTTGGCAATCTTAAGGTAGGACTTAAGTACCAGTTAAAGTTAGTACTTTCGGTTTATTCCTCTTCAGGAATTTTGTTCCATGTAGAATGCGATCGCAAATGTTTAAAGTTAGTTGGTGGTTAATGGTTAACTATTAACCACTAACTACTAATTATCCTCAAATTTTATGAAACCTCAACTCATATCGATACTGATTGTTACATCAATTTTGGCGATCGCATTTGGAGAGGCAAAAATCCTTGCTCAAACTTCTAACGAATTGGGAACGCTGAAAGTTAAACCTCACGTTCAAGCCGTTTCACAAAGAGAACCTTTTCCTAACATCAAAGATGTTAACCTTACTGATGAACAAAAAAAGCAAATTTGGCAAATTCGGCAAGAAATATTGCCCCAAGTTTCAAAACTGATACCTCAGCCACAATTAACAGAAGAACAAAAAAATCAACTCCAATCCGGTCAACCCGTACAAATCACTTTGCAAGGGCCAACGCCCGAACAAAAAGCTAAATTGCAAGAACTTATGCAGTTGTATATGCAAAAAATAGAAGCAGTTCTTACTTCCGAGCAAAGGCAAAAGTTTCGTGAGAATGAGAAAGATTTAGTTTTGTTTGAACAACGTGTCAATTGGTAGAAATGCCCTATATCGTCAGAGGGATAAATTAATGAAGTAATTTCATTAATATTACTAGTAAAGAGAGATGTATTCGGGGGCATGACTAATGAATTGGTTCCTTCGGTTATTTTTACCACTTGTATCTTTGCCAACTTTATGCTTACTCTTACTGTCTGATGTACCACAAGAAACTTACGCTCAAAATTCAGCACAAGCAATTTTTCCTGATGTAAAGCCCAATTATTGGGCGCAGCCATTTATTCAGGGGCTAGCAGAGAAAAAAATAGTGGCTGGGTATCCTGATGGCACATTTAGACCCGAACGAGCAGTTAACCGTGATGAGTTTGCTGCCATGATTGATAAAGCTTTTAATCGACCACCAGTTCGGGAAATATCTAGCGGTGCAGCTTATAAAGATGTTCCGGAAGGTTATTGGGCTGCTCCTGCTATCGAAGACGCTTACGAACAAGGATTGATGACGGGTTATCCTAATGGTGTTTTTCGTCCCAATCAAAATGTTTCCAAAGTTGATGCAATAGCCGCTTTATCAAAAGTGGTAAATCCAACTTCTACAACTGCACAAACAACGAGTTCACCAGTTGCTACCGCACCAGCAACGACTCAACAAGCAAGAAAAACAACGAGGAAGTTTGCACTTTTGCCGTTGGCGATGACTTCCTTAATGCAGCCATTATTAGTGGCAAAAGCTAATGCAGCTAATGTCGCTTCAGCACAACAGGTTGGTACGGGTGAAGATCCAAAAACAGGCGATCGCACGGCCAATTCTAACCGTCCTGACTCATATGCTGTTACAAATTTATACACGGATGCAGGTGAAATTCCTCAGGACAAAGTAGATGAGGTTGCAAAAGCAACAAGAGCAAATCTTGTTGTGAATTATCCAGAACGTAACGTTCTGAACCCCAGAAAAACCTTATCTCGTGGCGAGATGAGTGCCTTAGTTTACCAAGCAATGGTAGCGCAGGGAAGAATGGAGGCAGTGGCGGTTAATACACCTGCTTACCAGTATATTGTGCGTCCTGAAAATAGATAATATATAGACAGTGACCAGTGACCAGTGACCAATTAATGGTTACCACCCCGGTTAGATCCCCGACTTCTTGAAGAAGTCGGGGATCTGGAAGTCTCTCGAAATTCCTCTCAATCCCCAGTCCCCATTTTGCCCAATGACTGAGCAAAGCGATACTGACTTGCCATCTACTGATTCTCAACCATCCAGTGAGCCGACTCCAGAGAAGAATCTCAAATCAGGTGAAACTTCACTGACAAATTCTGCTGCTGCTATCTGGAATCAAGCAACAACGCGTTTTCTGAAACTTCTACCTGTAGACCAACTGGCTCAGACATTGGTTAAATGGTTTAGTGTCAGTGAAAGTCAAGTCGCGGAAATTTTAGAGAGAGTTCGAGCAGAACTACCCACAACTGAAGCTTTATTGATAGGGAAACCCCAAGCGGGGAAAAGTTCAATTGTGCGGGGATTGACAGGAGTTTCTGCGGAAATTGTTGGTCAGGGATTTCGCCCTCACACACAACACACCGAACGTTACGCTTATCCTTCTAACGATCTGCCATTGCTAATTTTTACAGATACTGTGGGACTTGGAGATGTAAGTCAGGAGACTGAGGCGATCGTTCAGGAACTGCTTGGGGATTTGCAACAGCAGAATCATCGTGCAAGATCTCTGATTCTAACAGTGAAAATTAATGATTTCGCAACGGATACGATGCGCGACATTGCTCGGGAACTGCGTCAAAAGCATCCAGAAATTCCCTGTTTGCTAGCGGTAACCTGCTTGCATGAAGTTTATCCTCCCGATACGGAGGATCATCCGGGGTATCCACCGGAGTACGAAGAGGTTAATAGACCATTTACCGCCATACAAGAAGCTTTTGCAGGGTTGTACGATCGCGCTGTCTTGATTGATTTTACTTTGGAAGAAGATGGTTACACGCCAGTCTTCTACGGTTTGGAAGCTTTCAGGGATACACTTGCAGACTTGCTTCCAGAAGCAGAAGCCCGTGCAATCCATCAGTTATTAGATGAGGACACGGGAAAAGAAATTGGTAATATTTACCGGGATACCGGACGACGCTATATTTTAGTCTTTTCTGTCATGACAGCGGCGATCGCCGTCGTACCGTTACCATTTGCTACCTTACCAGTACTGACAGCCTTACAAGTATCAATGGTAGGTTTACTAGGCAAATTATACGGACAAACCTTAAGCCCATCACAAGCCGGGGGAATTGTCAGTACAATTGCCAGTGGTTTTTTAGCGCGGGCAATTGGTCGTGAGTTAATCAAATTTATACCAGGTTTTGGCAGCGTCATAGCTGCTTCTTGGGCAGCTGCGTACACTTGGGCGTTAGGTGAAGGCGCTTGCGTTTACTTTGGTGATTTGATGGGGGGCAAAAAACCCGATCCACAAAAAATCCAGTCAGTTATGCAACAAGCATTTCAGGAAGCAAAAGATCGATTTAAGGCAAAGTAAGCAAATTAGCAGAATTATACCAAAAACAGTTTAGAACCTAACTTTTCAAAAATTATCAAAACCTCGTAGGGGCGCAAGGCATTGCGCCCCTACAAATGCTATCAAACCATTCCGAAAAAGAATAGTTGCTCGCCTTTTACAGTACAATAGTGCAATACTATGAAAATTTCTCTTCCCAAGGATTAATAATAAAAATTCCACAGTTGGCAAAGTCAACAACATTACGAGTTGCTATGGCAGCGTTATGAGAGTAACAAATAGCAGCAATTTGGGCATCAGCTTGAGATATGGGCATTCCACTGAGTCGTCTTTGGGCTGAAATATTAGCAAAAGCGACAGCAGCAGATTCATCAAATGCAAGAACACGTCCTGCGAAGTCTTCTGCAAACATTAAAGTAGCAGCTTGGTAAAGTTGATATTTACGCTTTCCTTCTGGTAGTATGGCGATGCCATAAAGTATTTCAGCTTGTGTAATTGTTGTAGTAAACAAACTTGTTACAGGTTGTTGAGATGCCCAGTTGCGGACTATTGTAGAGCCTTGGGGTTTGATTAACTCTGACAATACATTAGTATCAAGAACAATCATTCAAAAATAGGTGAAGAACGCATGGGTTCTCTAGGAATTTCTTCTATTTCAAAATCTCCTAAATGAGCAAAGCGTTTTTCTATCATATTTACAATATTCGCAGATGGTTTTTGATTTTCGCATAAAGCCTGACTGAGAATTTCTTTTACTTCTTCTTCTAGGGAACGACTATTTTTTAAAGCTCGTTCTTGTAGAAGATTCTTTATATTGTCATCAATGTTATAAATGGTAATATTTGTCATAATGAAAATGTATTGTGAAACGAAGAATTAAGATAAATACTACAAAATTTCAAATTTTACTCATTCGATTCCGACCAGATGACCATATAGAAATATGAGTACTTTATTAAGTCTGTGATTTTTTCAAGAGTGCGATCTATATTAAAAATAACAATTATAATAATAATATCACTTAGAGTTACTATCTGCAAGCAGTACGTACTAAATTATAGTTACTAGTTGAAGGTATTGGCATTTACTTTCATAATTGGATTGAAGAGAAAAAATGTCCCATTAGAAACTTATATCATTTATGCAACAAGTGTTTCAGGAACCTAAAGACTGTGTTTAAGGCAAAGTAGCTCTAAAGAAGTTTGGTGTGAGACGGGCAAGTGAATTCACTATCATTGAACAACGCTATAATTTGCTTGAGGTCAAAAAGTAGAAACAGTATGTCTAGCCTTGAACAAATTGAAGCAGCTATTCTATCCCTTCTACAAGATGAATTTCAGCGACTAAGGCAGTGGTTTTTTGACTTGGATTATCAACGTTGGGATGAGCAACTCGAGCAAGACATTGCAGACGGTAAGTTGGAAGCTTTAGCCTCCGAAGCGATCGCGCTCATTTAAAGCAGGGCAATGTCGTGAAATCTGATGCATTACACAACGCGAAGATTTTGTTCGTGCTATGAGGCTCTCCCTGAAAACGTACAGGAAATAGCAGATCGATGCTATGAACTATTGAAAGCCGATCCGTCTCATCCATCGTTGCACTTCAAAAAGATTGGAAAAAAGTATTGGTCAATTCGGGCAGGGCTAGATTATTGGGCTAATGGTGTTGAGGTGGAAGGTGGCATTTCATGGTTTTGGATCGGGACTCATGCAGAGTACGATAGGTTAATTGGGGAGTATAGTTAATATTTGTAACAAATGTGATTTTTTTGGGCATTTCTAGTTATACCTTATATGGAATTAAAAGAACTACGTATAAATAATCATAAATTAAAATGGTAAAAGAATATTAATATACTTAGTATTTAAAAAGTTAATGGTCAGTGTAAGTGCTTAAAGTTACTAGAGGTAACTCGAAAAGTCATTGAAGAAATTTGCTCAAGAGAAACAATTCCAAAGAGTTAACAACAGTGGGAGTAAGGTCAGGGGTGACTACGCCATACGTAAAGATAGGAAGATTAAATTCCTCCATCGTGCTTTCCTAGAACTCAAGAAGAAGTTTAATGAAGAAGTGGGATAAAAATAAAACAAATTTTGAGCGTAATTTAGCAGTCATCATTGGTATCGATCGCTATGACAGTTCAGGAATTCACGATCTCTCAACAGCAGTCAATGATGCTAGGGCGATCGCTGACTTGTTGCAAGAAAACTATGGCTATAAGGAAGAGAACATTATCTGTCTGTTCTCACCTCGTCCTGACAATGGCACTCTAAAGGATCTGAAACAGCCTTACCGTGAAGCAACTCTAGACGAACTCAACACGCTACTTGAGGAAACCCTGCCTCACAAACTGAAGCCAACCGAGGGCGATCGCCTACTCTTCTACTTCGCTGGTCATGGCATTCCTCAAGAGAGCAAGGATGGACCGGCAGGTTACCTTATACCGCAAACAGCTGAACTGGGAAACCTGAAAACCTACTTATCTATGCGGAAGTTGCATGATGCTCTGAGTCAACTTGAGTGTCATCACTTGCTAGTAGTTTTAGATTGCTGTTTTGGAGGAATGTTTCGTTGGGCAAGTAGCCGAAAACTTATTTCTGTTCTGGAAACCGTTCGCCGAGAACACTACGATCGCTTCATTCGTTATCCAGCATGGCAAGTTATCACCTCTTCTGCTCACGATCAGGAAGCTTTAGACCTATCAATCGATCGTCGCAAAAGCAACGAGAGCTTATCTCACTCTCCTTTTGCTCAAGCGCTGATTGAGGGATTACAGAACAACAAAGCTGATGTTATACCCGATGGTGTAATCACTGCCCATGAACTCTATCTTTATTTGCGCGATCGCGTTAGTCAGTTATCTCGCGAACAGCAAACACCAGGTCTTTATCCCATGAGGTTGGAGTATGACAAAGGCGAATACATTTTCACCCGACCGGGTTTTAAGCGAGATGACTTAACACAAGCACCTCCATTGAATGAAGAAAATAATCCCTATCGCGGACTCAAAGCGTTTGAAGAAAGGCATTCACGCTTTTTCTTTGGAAGAAAGGCATTGGCAGAATCGCTATCCCATCGACTTTTCAAATCACATCGTCCGCTTACGGTTGTTTTAGGTGCGTCGGGTTCTGGCAAATCAAGTCTAGTTAAAGCAGGATTACTGCCTTATCTTCGGGAAGAGCAGAAAAAGGAGTCGCAAGCGCAAAGTTGGTACATTCTCGATCCCATGCGTCCCGGCAAATCGCCCTTTACGGAGTTAGCTAGAGCGGTTCTACCCATCGCCAACAGCAATTTGATTGCTCAATTAGCTCAAATCAGCTTTTTGGATAAAACATTTGCTGATATTCTTAACCTCAATTCAGAGCACAAGCAAAAAGTTACTAGCCCAAACCCTACTCAATCCGATAGTCAAGAACGACTATCAAGTCATGAAACCTTTGATGAAACGAAACTGGCTGGATGTTGGAATAATGCTACACCTGAAGCTAAATTGTTGCTAGTAGTTGATTACTTCGAGCAGTTAAAGCGATTTTGTCATCAATCCCAAGAGCAAAAACAACTTTCCGATCTCTATCATGCAATTGAGCAAACTCTCAACCCACTTACCAAAGCTCTTCAGCATGAGCCTCAGTCCTTTACGGATTTGATGTCAGCATGGAGTCAAAATCATCCAAATACTAAGCTCCTCCTCGTCATTGACCAGTTTGAAGAACTTATTACCATGAACCAAGAGGAGAGGGGACGTGTAGAACAGAGTGATTCGCAGGAAGAGGATGAGCAGAAGGAGTGGCAAAAGTTTTTATCGCTTTTGAGGATTGCTTTGGCAAAATATCGTCGGCAACTGCATATTGTGCTGACGTTACGTTCTGATTTTGAGCCTCGGTTCCTCAACTCAGTTCTGAAGTCTCACTGGAAGAGCGCTCGGTTTCCGGTACGGGCAATGAACTCAGATGAGTTACGGGATGCAATTGAGGGACCAGCTTTAAAACAAGCGTTGTACTTTGAGCCACCGGAGTTGGTAGGTAAGTTAATTGATGAAGTGGGGCAGATGCCGGGAGCATTGCCATTGCTCTCGTTTACCTTAAGTGAAGTCTATATTAAGCTCTATGAGCGGTGGACAAAAGATAAGAGTACAGATCGAGCTTGCAAAACCCCGGACAAACTTATAAGGATTTGTTCGATCGCATTAATGCCAAAATCAACAGCCAATTTCCCCAACAAACTCCAATAATCATAGGTGAAGCCAACCGCATCGTTTTTGGAGATGAGTTTGCAGAAACTATTTATGCAGTCCCAGTTGTGAAGGTGGAAAAAGATGCAGCAACAGGCGAAATGCGAGCTAAGTTAGGGGTTGGACAGGTAAATGGTGTTGCGGTGGGAGCAGAATTTGCTGTCTATCCTCGTACCATAACGGATTTAAAAAATAAAGAGAATCGAGTGGCGATCGCTACAATTATTCAAAGAGGAGCAACTGAATCTCTGTGTCAGCTTAAATCAATTGATGGCAAAGAGTTTAAGGTTGAAGATGGAGATCGAGCGGTTTTATTAACTCCATCAATTAATCTTGTTCGTAAAGTTTCTCTAGTTTATCAAGAAGAAGCAACAGCAGTAGAGGTGAGCGAACCCGAGCAATTACCGCCTAACAAACTTTTACCGGAGGTCTTTAAACACCAAGAGAATGCTTTGGAGGCAATTAAAAAAGCTCTTCCTGAAAATGGTAAGGGCTGGGTGGAGTTAGCAGAAGAAAAAGTTACTGAGGATGATTTTGAGGGAGTTGCTTACCAAGTGGTTGTTAATAATCAGGGAGAATATGAAATATGCGATCGCACTGGACACCCATTTCAAAATATCGCTCCTCTAAAAGTAAGCGATCGTGATGCTGCTGCAACAGTGGTAAAACGATTAGTTCATCTAGCAAAATATCATGCGACAGCAGAGTTAGATAACAAAGATAAAACTTCACCCTTAGCAGGTAAGCTAACTCTTGAATGGCTGGGAACATCAGCTATATATCAACCTGGAGATGATATTCCACCAAAATCTCAGTTGAAACCGTTTACCGATCCGAGCGTTCCAACTGTCAAAGTAGGTGAATATGTATTCCTGTCAATTCACAACACTTCCAACCAAGATCTCAATGTTGCTGTCCTAGATATTGCGTCTGATTGGTCAGTTGAGCAAATTTACCCTGGTAAGAACGAAGGAAGTTTGGTGACAATTGAGGCGAGGAGAAAAGAAGTTGTGCCAATTCCAGCAGGTTCAGTTGGTGAAGACAATGTGAAAGTATTTGCTGCGGTGGGTTCGGCAAACTTTCGCTGGTTAGAACTGCCATCACTCGGTCAAGAACTTGAGCCTAAAGGATTAACTCGTTCTGGTAATCCACTAGATGATCTCCTCGCGGTAATTGATGAGGATAAGCCACCAACTAGAAAATTGTCTGTAGCTGCTTCTCCCAGCCGAGAGTGGACAACGAAACAGATCGGTCTAACAGTTATAGCGCCCAACAAGTAATGATGCTAGAGTACGGCTAGGTTTTCCAATGCTAGCGATCGCTATCTGGTATCAAGCAACAATACGTTTCCTGAAACTCCTTGAATAATTAGCTACGATTCGTTTTTCTCAATATCTAAAATTCGCTTTCCGATCCATTCACTAATGCTTGGGACGATGGCGTTACCAAGGAGTCTCCCTCGACGACCGTCCAACCTGGGGGAAACCCCATCAGCCTCTCCCATTCTGTCCAAGTCAAGTTTCTCGCCACACAGTATTGGTCGGTCTGAATGACCTCCTTGATGTCCTCCAGTTTGGGCGCGTAGCGTGGGGCAGATGCTTTGTGCCAAGGTATACCCAAAGCCACCGCGACGTTGTACCACAAGCGGAGGGTTTCCGAAAGCGCTTTGACGAAAATTGGATCTAGCTTTCTTCCGGCTCGATTCTCTCGTCGAAGTATCCCAAGACAATTCGCTGCTGTTAGTAAAGAAGTGATAGGCACGTTCCGATCTAAAACTTGCGATAAAGAATACTCTGTCGCGGTTGTGGGGTAAGCCCGCATGCACAGCGTTGCACGATACCCATCCCCCCAAATACCCATTCTCTTCCAACGTGTTGATAACTGTCTCAAGTGCGTTTCCTTCTTCTGCTGAGAGCAAACCGGGTACATTTTCCATGACCAGCCAAGTTGGCTGAACTTCTCTAACCAATGCCATAAACGTGAAGAAAAGACCGCTTCGCTCGCCAGAGAGTCCTTTTCGGTCTGTATTGGCAGTACTGATGTCTTGGCATGGCCATCCCGCACACCAAAGTTCAGAGGTAGGGATAATTGTTGAATTGAGGGTCGTGATGTCGTCATGAAAAGGTACGTGTGGCCAGTGGCGCTTGAGTATTTGTTGACAGAAAGGATCTATTTCACATTGAAAAACAATACGCATTCCCGCTCTTTCAAATCCGAGATCGAAACCACCAATACCAGCAAGTACATCATGTCGTGGTTGTCAGCTTGATTGTAAACAATGCAGTTGGGCATTTCCCGAACAGTTCGCGCCACTTCGTCTGTCTTCAGATAATATTGTCAATTTGAGGAAGTATGCTACTGAAACTAGTACAGATCCCCAGGAATTACTCAATCGAATTATTGATGAATTTTTCCAAGATAAGTTTAAGAGTGATGAATAGTAACCACCCTAGAACGCCGATACATTTGTAAATCCATTTTTTTTATACGGTCTAATATTTATGTTATCAATAGTTAGTGGTTAGTTGTTAGTAGTAATTTTTTAACCACTAACAACTAACCACTAACCATTATTCATCAATTTGCCAAGAATCTTTGGTTACATTTTCATCTAAAATTCTCCTAGGTTTTACGATCACAATGACTTTTCCTAGAAGAGGGACTTCTGGGGATGTTTCAAACCACTGAAAATCCAACTCTCCAGAGTTGTCTACTACAAAATAACTGTTAGAGTCCCATTCTCGTTGAGCGCGATCTACAACCACTAATACTGGTTCTGTTGGATTTTGTATCTGGTTTGGAAATTTACCACTCTCACACAATATAACCACCGGGTCTTCTGCACTTAGCAGTACTTGCCAACCAGGTAAAGGAACCCAAGCTTGCTCTCCGGCAAACTTGACGATGCGAAATGGTTCTATCTCTTCAATTACGGGTACGACTTGCAGATCTTTTTGTGTCAGTGGTAACTCACCAACTACTGGTATAACACGGGGTAAGTCCGCTTCTGATTCCAAGCGATAAAAAGGCAGAGAAGGGGCAGGGCGATTGGGAACGACGGTAAAATCAGTGAGTAATTGTTCGATTTGTCTCCTTGCTGTTTGCGAGTAAGCAAAGCGCAAACCTTTTGCAATCAGGCGGGAACGTTCTTGTAAGTCTGAGTTTTGACGGGCTAACTTCCAAGATTGATAGGCAACAGCATCGCCGGGATGATTCTCAAACCCCTCTGGTGGGATACGAAAGCGGGAAAACTCTTTGATTGCCTTGGCGATTTCTTTTGCCCCATCAACGTCAATTTTATTTTGGAAGGCGAGTTCGGCAGCCGCAATCCTTTCTTCTTGCGTTAGCAGGCGAAATTCATACAAAATATCGCTACCTCTGGTGGAGTAATGCGATCGCACTTCTGCCGGTGCATTTGCTTTTTCTATAGAATTGTAAACTTGTGCGCCAACAGTGACCTGATTTTGTTGTATCGGCTCAAATCCAGTTGCTTCAAAAATTTCTTGGGGATTGTAGCCTAGTTTTTGCAGTTGGGCGATCGCAATTCCCCATTCCACCCAGTTGCCTTGCTTTTGTCTGAGTTTTCTCAGCAACTCTAGTGCGACATCGTTGTTATTTGGCTCTTGAACATTGGGTGGTAAGTCAGTCATAGTGTATCAACAAGCTTTAATTCGGGAAGACTATGTTAAAAATTTACTATCAAGACCATTTTTTTAGTTAATTATTAAGTATAAACACAATTAATAAACTTAATGATACGTAAAATTACGTAAACAAAAAGTTAAATTTATTGACAATTTTTCTTGTAGTTTTTGTCAAAAGTGAGTATAACCAATTCATGTACGATTAAAAATTACTTATGCCTTAGATTGTGTTACAAATTGTGCTAAGTTTTAAGCCTGCTGAATACGGAATATAACAAAAAATCAAGATTAAAAGGAATCCTTTTATGAATAATCCCCTTCCTGAATTAGATAAAATCCGCCGTCAACTTGTGAATGTAGAAAGCCGTAAAAAAGCAAAAATGCTGGTTGTTGATGACGAGCCAGATAATCTTGATTTATTATACCGCACCTTCCGCCGAGACTTCCAAGTCCTTAAAGCAGACAGTGGCGTGAATGCGCTGCAAGTGTTGGCATCTGAAGGAGAAGTTGCAGTTATTATCTCCGACCAGAGGATGCCAGAAATGAAAGGAACAGAGTTTCTCAGCAAGACTGTTCCTCAATTTCCCGATACAGTCAGAATTATTCTGACAGGCTTTACTGATATTGAAGATTTAGTAGAGGCAATCAACGCTGGACAAGTCTACAAGTATATTACCAAGCCCTGGGACCCCGTTGAACTGAAAGCGGTGGTACAGCGAGCAGTAGAAACCTATGAATTGCTGAAGCAACGTACCGAAGAATTGAGACGTGCTAATGCTCAAATGGGGTTACTGGCTGTTCTTGTACAAGTGACGCAACAAGCTGCTAACCTAGAAGCAACGCTTGACCCTATTGCCAAAGCATTTGGCGAAAGTTTTTCCGCAGATGGGTGTATTTTGCAACTTGTAAAGGGCAATGCTTTGGTTGCAAAGCAAGGGACTTACAGTGTTGGAGGAACTGTTGAAAATTGGCTCGCTCAAGACCCGCTCACAACGGAAGCCATTGCCAATCAGCAATTGCAAGTTTCAGTAAATGTACCCAACGATCAAAAGCTAGCTGGTGTTTCTCACTATCAGTCTAACAGCATCCAAGCACACTTGATTGTTCCCATCACCTTCCGCGAAGAAGTTTTGGCAGTGCTGTCCCTACAGTGGAAACAACCTTGCTCTTTACGTGAAGATGAACTGAAACTTATTCATCTATCAGCACAATTGGCTGCGATCGCACTTACGAGTACTCGTTACTATCAGCCAACTAAGTAAATAATCAAAAGTCTTAGGAATTTCCAGGAAATAAATGATCCTGCATTGTGGNNNNNNNNNNGGGGGGGGGGCCCCCCCCCCCCGCCACTCATACAGTACGGGCGGGGACGCCCGCACCACAG
This genomic interval from Scytonema hofmannii PCC 7110 contains the following:
- a CDS encoding Spy/CpxP family protein refolding chaperone codes for the protein MKPQLISILIVTSILAIAFGEAKILAQTSNELGTLKVKPHVQAVSQREPFPNIKDVNLTDEQKKQIWQIRQEILPQVSKLIPQPQLTEEQKNQLQSGQPVQITLQGPTPEQKAKLQELMQLYMQKIEAVLTSEQRQKFRENEKDLVLFEQRVNW
- a CDS encoding S-layer homology domain-containing protein — protein: MNWFLRLFLPLVSLPTLCLLLLSDVPQETYAQNSAQAIFPDVKPNYWAQPFIQGLAEKKIVAGYPDGTFRPERAVNRDEFAAMIDKAFNRPPVREISSGAAYKDVPEGYWAAPAIEDAYEQGLMTGYPNGVFRPNQNVSKVDAIAALSKVVNPTSTTAQTTSSPVATAPATTQQARKTTRKFALLPLAMTSLMQPLLVAKANAANVASAQQVGTGEDPKTGDRTANSNRPDSYAVTNLYTDAGEIPQDKVDEVAKATRANLVVNYPERNVLNPRKTLSRGEMSALVYQAMVAQGRMEAVAVNTPAYQYIVRPENR
- a CDS encoding YcjF family protein; the protein is MTEQSDTDLPSTDSQPSSEPTPEKNLKSGETSLTNSAAAIWNQATTRFLKLLPVDQLAQTLVKWFSVSESQVAEILERVRAELPTTEALLIGKPQAGKSSIVRGLTGVSAEIVGQGFRPHTQHTERYAYPSNDLPLLIFTDTVGLGDVSQETEAIVQELLGDLQQQNHRARSLILTVKINDFATDTMRDIARELRQKHPEIPCLLAVTCLHEVYPPDTEDHPGYPPEYEEVNRPFTAIQEAFAGLYDRAVLIDFTLEEDGYTPVFYGLEAFRDTLADLLPEAEARAIHQLLDEDTGKEIGNIYRDTGRRYILVFSVMTAAIAVVPLPFATLPVLTALQVSMVGLLGKLYGQTLSPSQAGGIVSTIASGFLARAIGRELIKFIPGFGSVIAASWAAAYTWALGEGACVYFGDLMGGKKPDPQKIQSVMQQAFQEAKDRFKAK
- a CDS encoding type II toxin-antitoxin system VapC family toxin, translated to MIVLDTNVLSELIKPQGSTIVRNWASQQPVTSLFTTTITQAEILYGIAILPEGKRKYQLYQAATLMFAEDFAGRVLAFDESAAVAFANISAQRRLSGMPISQADAQIAAICYSHNAAIATRNVVDFANCGIFIINPWEEKFS
- a CDS encoding FitA-like ribbon-helix-helix domain-containing protein, whose translation is MTNITIYNIDDNIKNLLQERALKNSRSLEEEVKEILSQALCENQKPSANIVNMIEKRFAHLGDFEIEEIPREPMRSSPIFE
- a CDS encoding caspase family protein encodes the protein MKKWDKNKTNFERNLAVIIGIDRYDSSGIHDLSTAVNDARAIADLLQENYGYKEENIICLFSPRPDNGTLKDLKQPYREATLDELNTLLEETLPHKLKPTEGDRLLFYFAGHGIPQESKDGPAGYLIPQTAELGNLKTYLSMRKLHDALSQLECHHLLVVLDCCFGGMFRWASSRKLISVLETVRREHYDRFIRYPAWQVITSSAHDQEALDLSIDRRKSNESLSHSPFAQALIEGLQNNKADVIPDGVITAHELYLYLRDRVSQLSREQQTPGLYPMRLEYDKGEYIFTRPGFKRDDLTQAPPLNEENNPYRGLKAFEERHSRFFFGRKALAESLSHRLFKSHRPLTVVLGASGSGKSSLVKAGLLPYLREEQKKESQAQSWYILDPMRPGKSPFTELARAVLPIANSNLIAQLAQISFLDKTFADILNLNSEHKQKVTSPNPTQSDSQERLSSHETFDETKLAGCWNNATPEAKLLLVVDYFEQLKRFCHQSQEQKQLSDLYHAIEQTLNPLTKALQHEPQSFTDLMSAWSQNHPNTKLLLVIDQFEELITMNQEERGRVEQSDSQEEDEQKEWQKFLSLLRIALAKYRRQLHIVLTLRSDFEPRFLNSVLKSHWKSARFPVRAMNSDELRDAIEGPALKQALYFEPPELVGKLIDEVGQMPGALPLLSFTLSEVYIKLYERWTKDKSTDRACKTPDKLIRICSIALMPKSTANFPNKLQ
- a CDS encoding DUF4384 domain-containing protein, whose translation is MQNPGQTYKDLFDRINAKINSQFPQQTPIIIGEANRIVFGDEFAETIYAVPVVKVEKDAATGEMRAKLGVGQVNGVAVGAEFAVYPRTITDLKNKENRVAIATIIQRGATESLCQLKSIDGKEFKVEDGDRAVLLTPSINLVRKVSLVYQEEATAVEVSEPEQLPPNKLLPEVFKHQENALEAIKKALPENGKGWVELAEEKVTEDDFEGVAYQVVVNNQGEYEICDRTGHPFQNIAPLKVSDRDAAATVVKRLVHLAKYHATAELDNKDKTSPLAGKLTLEWLGTSAIYQPGDDIPPKSQLKPFTDPSVPTVKVGEYVFLSIHNTSNQDLNVAVLDIASDWSVEQIYPGKNEGSLVTIEARRKEVVPIPAGSVGEDNVKVFAAVGSANFRWLELPSLGQELEPKGLTRSGNPLDDLLAVIDEDKPPTRKLSVAASPSREWTTKQIGLTVIAPNK
- a CDS encoding DNA cytosine methyltransferase yields the protein MRIVFQCEIDPFCQQILKRHWPHVPFHDDITTLNSTIIPTSELWCAGWPCQDISTANTDRKGLSGERSGLFFTFMALVREVQPTWLVMENVPGLLSAEEGNALETVINTLEENGYLGGWVSCNAVHAGLPHNRDRVFFIASFRSERAYHFFTNSSELSWDTSTRESSRKKARSNFRQSAFGNPPLVVQRRGGFGYTLAQSICPTLRAQTGGHQGGHSDRPILCGEKLDLDRMGEADGVSPRLDGRRGRLLGNAIVPSISEWIGKRILDIEKNES